TTTAAggataattttaattataatggACAAACAATTGAGGTAATGAATCTGTAAGTAAATAACCAAGTCAATCAAACTTATTCCGCTTGcccaaaataagaaaagaaaagaaatcatgGTTATCATGTTAGAATCCCATGGTTTTTGATACTTGAAATCGGAAAAAGAGAATGAATAGGAAGCAGGAatgattgcatttttttttttcaatttgcaTTATTAGTATTAATTATTATCAAGGAAAATTAATAatggagaaaaatatttttaaaaagaaagaaaaaaaaggtggcTGAAGAAGTACCCTGAAGAAGGTCGGGTTTGGTCTGGGCCTGAGTCATGCGGGCCCAgctcaaattttaaatttaaattgaaatgaACGATACTTGTCtctgtggagagagagagagagagagagagagggtttagggttttagaaaGAAAGGAGCAGTGGGCAGTGACAGTCTCAGAGAAATGGCATCTTCATCATCGCGTTGGAGGGCAGTGTTTGGGGGAACGACGACGCTTATGAGCGCCgcaaaagaaaaagcaaagacGACGACGACTACCAAAGCTCGTTCCAACATCGGCATTCAGAAGGTGCTTCAGATCTCTCCTCAACTCGGCAAATTCCTCGACGGCGCCACCGAGTCCTCTCGCACCCACGCCGTCAAGAAGGTCTGGGAACACGTCAAGCTCCACCACCTCCAGGTCTCTCCATCTCCCTTTTCTATAATCATCTAATCATTTACATGTtatgggtttttaattttttagactCTTTTTCTATTGATTGTTCAAATCTTTATCTTTAACAAGTAATAATGATAAACTTGTGGAAATAAGATAAACccatataaattattttagtaaatGGCCATTGTTTACTTTGTTCTAACAGTTTCTCCCTCCCTATTGATGTTTGTGATGCTTGGAGGAAAGACTCTGTGTATGCTCTTTTTAATAAAGACTCTGTTTAGGTTCATGAATGGTTGGAACATAATTTGAGAAGATCCGTGAGCTCGGCCAACACACAGAGGAACTCTTAAGCTGTTAAATTGTCTCACTTTATAATGATTCACAGATATACACTTCACTTGTCTCTACTTCTGCTTATCAGTGGCTTTGTATTTTAGATTTGTCTCTAGTGTTGATTGTCCCAATTTTAGCAGTTCTTTTGCTATCGCCATGGCCTAGAACATTTGTTTCTTGTCGATTCTTTAGTGTTTGTTATTGTCATATCTAATGCATGACAAGCTATGGTGTTTTGCAGAACCCTGCAAACAGAAAGGAAATCTTTTGTGATGAGAAGCTGAAGTCCATTTTCGATGGGAAAGAGAAGGTTCAGTTCCAAGAAATCGCCAAGTTCCTGTCCAACCATTTTGTGAAGTCCAGTTAATGCTTGCCCTTCTGATGCTCTCTATATCATTGTCTAGTAGTGACTTGAAAgatctttttgtttcttcattttgCTAACCTGTTGAGCTCTGTTTAGAAAACCCAGTTTGACCTACAATTGGGGAAATGATGTGGGAAAATGTGTGATAGGTCTTGTATGTAAAGGAATCTTGGGTTCACTCTGGTGGCATTTTGGTTGGTTAACCATGAAAGCTCTATGAATGGAAAAAACTTTATTTGTTCTTCTCTACTATCTTTGGACTGATATTGTGTGATGCCGGATTAACTTGTCACTAGAATTGTTTATATACATTGTTTAAGGATACTTCACATTTAACTCAGAATCATCAAACAAGTGAGGAAAGGTTTATGAAAGGCTAGACAAACAAATCACAATCACCTTCACTGGATCAAATCCCTGCAAAAGCCTTTAAACAGTGTATATAAACCATTCTAGGGACTTCCTATTTGAACATCAACTCACACCCGTTCACCCTTCAAAAGCATCAAACACCACACTACAGTTTCAAAGCCTCAGAATTAGGATGTCCTTCAATGCCATTAATCCAAATCTGAGTTCATTCATGTTTCATAATATGCTTGATTAATCCCTCACTTCTCCCAACTGCATGAACCCAGGCATTTCTATCAATCCATAGAAAGCACCGACGTGGCGTCCGACATGCCGACTCtcccctttctttctttttttttttgattcgcGCTGATTTGGCCAGATTCGAGTTGATTTGGGTGGAAACGGCAACCGATACGGCCAAAATGGCCACCGAAACATACCGATTCCGGCTGAAACAGCCGTTGAAATGAGCAACAGCTGCCATTCTTTTGCTTCATGTGGCCttgtgagaggaaaaaaaaagaagaagaagaagaaggaagaagaagatgagaagatacaaaaaaaaatggatggaAGAAGAATAAAGGTATGtaacaaaagaatataaattaagtAGGTGGAAAAGTCAATTATTTAATGTGGGTGAGTTCGGGAATTGGAAGATGAGTAAAAGAACCTTCTTGAAATGTAgttttttgtttacaattacaaaaaatattgattttagtaaaaacaaatcataaataattgttttttaataataaattctaccatttatttgaatttttttatagaaaaatattaaattcactatataaaaatatttttaataattttttaatcgctgCACCCGCACCCAAATTCgaaaacgcacccgtgcttcataggttATTCATGGAAAACAATTGTATCATTGATTATGGTTTCTTGATTTTGATGAACTCGATTTTGCTATCCTAATCCCCTAGCTTCCCATTAAACAATTCTGGTTATTGATGGTATTATTGATTatagtttcttgattttgatgAACTTGATTTTGTTATCCTCATCCCCTAGCTTCTCCCATTAAAGAAATCTGGTTATTGAGCTGCTATTAATCcaaaatatgataaattaaGGTTACAATATTGTCTCCAGGGAGTACAGCCATAATGCCTTTGCATAAACAAATATGAGCcaactcagagagagagagtaacaaaATTGTCGTTGATAACTTTAATTCCATATACAACTACTGCGGGTGGTTGGTGGTAGAGCCACTATGAATAGTGGTCgtaaaggggagagagagagagagagagagagagagtgaaattgaaataaattactttgttttcctttttgatgaTGCTCAATTGAAAGGAATCAAGCTTGAGAGAAATTAGAATTGAAATGAATTTGTGTGGGTGATaatgaaattgaaagaaatttttgtTGAAGATTTGAGGTTTAAATGGTGATTTCAATTATTTTGGGGCTTTTATGAAATTATTGAAAGTTTGGGGGTCTTgttcaaattttggaaatttagaattttataaGAGTTCAGGtcaaaatgtaattttggagagttttagggtttgtttggttggaggagtgaaaaagtgggaggatggaaaaatgggaggatagaaaagatttggttttcccttatatgtgtttggttggaggggtggaaaggTGAAAGGGTAGAAAACTTTCTTGTTTGGctgaagagaaaaaggaaaggatggaaaatatagtttatataaattgactattatgtccttgttatataatatataagaaatagatatatttacactcattaaataatataaaaattaacacaaatacatgtaaatttatattaattcttttattattataataatttaaaatttatggcTCTTGCTTATTACCTAGGAAGacaatttcaaccaaaaaaaataaaaaataaaaaacaaaatggaatgACATAACAAACAACTATTGATTTGCACTTTTTGTGTCTATTGTTTAGTTATATTATATACATGTTGTGTGAAGACTTCTGGGaataatggaaaaaatataataataaccaTTCATAGGTGAGATGAATAAAGTGAGGGTATTTGTATAAAATACATTATTCAACactttttcttctccattttcctCTCAAATTGGGAAGATAAAAAAATGTGGTATCGGAGGGAAAATTTTCCTCCCCATTTTCTgtttctcttgttttctctcctgaaccaaacagtggaaaatgtcattttccaccctattttcctctccttattttccatcctccctgttttcaccccaaccaaacaaactcttaaggtcaaaatataattttgaagaaGTTTGGGGATCAAAGTGTAATTTTGGGAAAGGTTTGTATGCTGGTGGGCTtttcagtttatttatttttaagttgggCTCGAGaggaaaatttgattttgggtttggcaAGATTTCAGGTTGGGCCCAAATTTTGATGTGGGCTTGACATACtttgtttaataaaaagttGTGTGTGGGCTAACTTATTAATGggctaaagtttttttttttggttgtagtTGCTGTGTTCGTGTGAGcttgttttgaaatttgaattgaatGTTAGTCTTGGTTTAGTTTGGATTGGGCTTAATCTCTTTGTGCTTGTTGGGTTTAAAATAATGGGTTTcatattggatttttttattttttttttattttttaaatctagaTAGGATACCATTTAAATTATGTGTCCACTgtatgataattgttttttttattatgaggACAGCAATTAATTTACAACGTAAACGGCAGACTAcgatattttattgaaaattctGGTATCACAAATTAGTGCATAATTTTGTTCACAACTCGTctatgtggcgagttgtgattGATAAAAGGGTGACCAAGTTGTGGTTGGTAGAAGAGTGACTCACCATCACCCCTCCACCAACTACAACTCGCCACATGAGCGAGTTATGAGTAAAATTGTGCACTAATTTGTGGGACAAGAacttctctattttatttgcCAACAAAAGACTTGccatgtaagttttttttttttttttttggatggagACTTGCCAggtaagtttttcttttgatgGAAACTCTCTTGCCGCCAGGTAAGTTAATTGGACTTGAACGGTGTTGGGAAAGAATATATATAGTCTATAGAAGGGGGGCGCGTGAAAGTGAATAAAATAGGGCGCGCGTGGAGGAGTGAAAGAGAAATGTAAACCGAGGCTTGGGAATCGGACAAGTCTAGTTCGTGATCGTTGAttattataagattttttttcatttttaggtAATAGGAGTTTTGCGGTGGTGGTGTTTGGTTACGAGGGTAAAGGCGTCCTGTATCTGTAATAGCAGAAgatgacgacgacgacgacgacgacagTGGTGTTAGACGAGGAAGACGAGAACTTAGCTCACTTCCTCGAATCCGAGGTTCTTTCTGTCTCCGACCAGGTTTgtcttttcccttttccttgAAATTGATTTCCTTTTCTCAACAAAATTTCGAATTCCCATTTGGAATTTGTATTTCAGGAAGATGGGAAAACAGTAGAGGAAGAGCCAAACGCAAAAAGAGCGAAGCTTGTTGATAAAGATAACGAGGAGGaggacaacaacaacaacaacaagcgAAACAACGTTGTTCCAAAGAGGATAGAGAGTGGGATTTTCAGCAAAGTCCCATCAGAACTCTTTCCTCACATCCTTAAATTCCTGTCTTCCGAGGTTTTTACTATTAACAAAatcttcatttctttatttatttattatgattattaatataaatttggttgctttatttgctttatttatttgggtttgTTCAGGATCTTGTAGCTTGCTCACTTGTCTGCCGTTTCTTGAATTATGCGGCATCTGATGAGTTTTTGTGGCGTCGCTTGTCAGTATTCTTtcatttcctttcttcttcattccTTATTCTgctgctatatatatattgtaaaagtTTGCATGAGTTTGTTTTTCGTCGCGAAACTATTGAAAGCATTACACTTTCTTGTCTAACTACTAAGTAAGACACTATGTTTTGGCATTGGAGAATGGAAATTACTAAAATTTACATAACCTTTACAAACAaatccccccacccccaactattgaattataaagaaaaaaaattgacaaggCAACGAATGCAATTGATGGATAGTAATTGAGAGAGCAGTCAATGGGATTAATAACATTTTAATGGCTATATAGTAAAACTTGTAGTATCCATCGCCCTTAGGTAATCTGACATGTTTAActtcgattatatatataaagatacaCTAGGTGGATAGGTGGCACGAAAGAGTTGGTCACACGTTGCACCTTATTGCAATGGTGAGTGCCTTCCACCAAAAGCCACATGTCTTTAAGTTTTGGGTCCAAGAGTCagtcttttttaaaaaaaaaaaaaaagtaaggttGTCTACTAATCATCACTCCCAAACCTCAAAAAAAGTTGGAGCTTTGTGCATTGGGTATGAGtacaaattttttagtttagggatgaaaaaaagaattttttccCCCCAAGTTCTATAACCTTTTTGATGCttatgaacaaaaaaagaattttttaaagtttagggatgaaaagagttttttttttcaagttctataacattttttatggtTAGGAACAgaaaaagaacttttttattatatttttttttagaaacataattttttaaagattagggatgaaaaaagattttttttttttccatgttctataatgttttcaatagttaggaacaaaaaaaaaaaaggaaatttttaaagtttagggacaaaaaatgaACTTTATACTATATGAACTTTGGGGATGTAAGCAGTATTTTTTCCTGTATATATTTGAACTACcaatgtttctttcttttgtttctccTGTTAAATGTTGCTTATGGCTCTGGATGTAATTCGTCCATAGCAAGTCACTGGTGTGTAGGGTGCCTTAATCTTTAATTATATGGCTTCAATGTACACTTTCTTCTTCACCTATATTCTTTACTATATGTAAATTTGTTGTTTTACAGAAATGTTATGAAatgtttaggtttttttttgataggtaataagacttttattgaaaaaaattgaacatcatgttcatgatggtgaacactTTGAACAATGAAACAAATACAAGAAGATCAAGAACTAAAGGAAAtattagtttgattttttttttttggtttgtaggTAATACTTGAATGTGTATCTAAGCTAGTTCATCCAACATGAGTGCAGGTACTGTATGAGATGGGGTCTGTTGCCCCCTACAAAAAAGTTACGGCAATGTCCTTGGAAACAGCTTTATATTCAGGTACTCTTAGTTCTGGCCACTAttctcctctcctctccatcCAAACATACATATAGTTGAAGCTATGAGCTATAGTTAATTGatgcttacttttttttttttttttccctttcttcagCGCGATGAAGAGGACATGATTGAACTTGTTAGAGATTGCCAACCTGAGTTTAAAGAGTACTACATTCAAATGCAAGCGGCCAAGAGAAGCCAAGCACCTCTTCCTTCACAGGTAACACTTACTGCCTGTCACCTTTTCTATGGGGTAATGTGGAGAGACAAAAAATACCCGGTTCCCATTCCTATCAGCCTCCACTGTACATTGTAGATTTTTATGGTGCTTGAAATCTAtggattttttttgagaatttctcTGTATCTGTAGGATTTATTTGCTGatatttatctttttataatttataaagttTTGGTAAATTAGTTACATGCACCCAATGGGTTTTGAACCCAGGATCTCACTCCCCATCCTTTCTTATGGGAGGAGGAAGTTCAATTTGAGCCAAAGTTCATTGGCGTTTTCGCgttttgttctttatttattatttgccACGTAGTCTGTTTAATGGGCAACTGgagtctctcttttttatttatttagttttatttctttgaatAAGAACTGGAGACTCTTATTTAAGAGAAACATCTATTGGAAAATTGAGCTTTTGATTCAATGTGCATTCACTCAAATAAACACTATTTCATGCCGCCTCGATATGTCTGTTTTATCTGTGAAGGTGAATGATGACCGAATAATTCTTGATAAGACAGTGGCTGATCAAGTGTCTATGTGGAAAAGCAGCAGGGGCCTGACTGATAAGGTGGTCACTGACCATGCTTGTTCTGGAGAAACATGTTCTTACTACCATATTGGAGATGTATTTATTTGTGAGAAGACTGGACTTGTACACGGTAGAGAACACTTTTCAGGAAATCAACCTTTTTATGTATTGATATATTCAAGTATTTAGCACATGTTTAATGCATGGACTTTGGAGCttattggttaatttttttatgttttattttccaGTCTGTGATGATGCATGCAGAGAAATTGTTATGGATCCCACCGATGAGATTTTGGTCTGTAAAATATCTGGGCATTGTTTTGATAGGCTACTTTCAGCAGCTGAAATGGATCCAGATACTGTGAGTATAAATTTCCTGTATCTTATTTTGCCTCATTCTTGAGTTTAGTCAATTACTTTCAAATCTCAATTGTTTTTCTTGCCATGAAACTTTTCTTTACAAAGTTGGCCCCCCCTGTTAATCAAATTTTAAGATTGTATCAGATGGGTGGAGGATTACTTGTGTTGGACAGAACTAGGGTTCTGTGTTTCAATTTTTCTCCTGTAAAATAATCTTGTGAATTTCCGATCCTTTCTTTCCCTTGTGTCCGTAAATGTTCTTGTTCTTATAGTTGATACCATAAATTACATACTTGTCATGGATGAGGTTCAATGATTCTTTGCAGCTAGTTTTATGTAGCTGTATTTCCTAACATGTTTGATTCTGGAATATAATTTATGATATGATGTCTTGTGTTTGGACCATCTTTTTGAATTTTGCACCAACACACCCTAATCTTTTATGCTATTGCACTAAGACCCCTTGAACTTTTTGCCCACTAATTTGGTAGAGTAACTTGGATACTATGCCCAATAGGTCCGTGTTAATTCTTCATCTATTTTCTAACAAAGAGAACACGTGAATCTCACAGAAAGTACACGTGGGTGTCACATGGCCAAGAATGCTGCTCAATTCAATGGCTAGATGCCCTGTTTTCTAGTGCCAAAAACTGGGCATTAAGCCTTCTTATTCATATAGTGTTTGACTGGATCATCAACTTCATGATCAAGTCCGCCATGTTTTCCACCAATTTCTTTGTATGGCTCAACAGTTCAACTTCAACTGGATTGTGGTATGTGGGACCCTTTTGGTAGAAGGTAAGAAGGTTGAAGCATGCTAGCCTAAcatattgtttatttatttcagCACATGCATTAACTTATCCTTGGAACCtcttaaaactctcaaaatatttGTTCACTTTTCTGGTAGGATTTCTGGATAACTGACCTGTTTGGCAAGCCATCTCAAACACAAAACtacacattttaaacaacattacacacatttccACGCACTTGTTCACCCacacgtatatcaaaaacacccaaacaaCATAACTCAAACTACTCTCCCAAACACCCCCTTGAATCTTCATGGTTTTgccaagagctttgtagctcaattggcacctcctTGTGTTTCCAATGGAGACGTCTAAGGTTCAAATCTCCCCACCcctattgtaactatcaaaattGAACCTTCATGGTTTGAAATTGTATTCCTCCGTAAACTTGTGGAGAATTCCATAACCCCCAACAACAGACCAATGTGTTTGTGTCCCTGTTTATCAAGGATGCAAGAAGTTTGAATCATAAATCATTGTATGTTGGAGACTCCAAAACAATGCATGATAAACAAAGATGTTTGATGCACACATCACCTTGTTACATAAGCACTAGCTACATATCAAATGGGGCATGTTCTGgtctaacataatttttttacactAAAGCAGACATTATATCATCCAAATAATTAGGCATTGCAAACATCCTAATCTATGAGTTTCTCTTATGTAAATTCAATTCTGTAATTCAAAGGCAATGTGAATAAGAtggcttttattattattattacttttttttttttggggaaaagaATAAGAGGGTTATATGCCTGTAGTTGCCTGTAGAAAACAGGCAAGGCCATGACTATTTTCTTGCACAACTttcatttatttacttttgttttgtgAGCTTCTGTTTAACTTTACTTAGTAGATCTGATTTGGGCTTTTGAGATTGTTTTATttaaggttctctctctctctctctctccacaagTTAGcaccaaaattttagttccagGTGCTCTGTCCATTTTCTCCCCATTAGAAAATGGACAGAGCATTGACAGAAGGGCCCTATTTGATACAGATCAAAGCTGCTGTACCAaattagtaaaaagaaaaaagttcagGGGGTCTTAGTGCAACCCTATAAAATTTTAGGGTTATTAATACAATGTTACCTCATGAATATGAATATCTTTAGCGTGCTTCATTTCTTGCCTAGCCAAGTTGAAATGTACAGCAGTTGGTCTACATTTGGTAGAGACAAGCACACAGATAAACAATTCCATTCATTCTAATACTAGCCTGAGggaaaaaaaacagaaacatgCATGCCAATGAGCTATGGCTCAGCTGGCATTTCTTCCTCTCATAACAatgggatggagggtgaggttatGGGTTCAAGGCCCATTGAGTGTGTGTGTAATAGGAAgagttttttttggggggggggggggggcatgcATTTTTTCTAGTGTTAGTGTCCAAATGATTTTGTTCCTTACAATGATAATAAGTAAATTCTCTGAGCTGCATGATCAGTTGCAATTTGTGGATGGCAATAGTATCTTTTGCCTTTCATGTATCATCATCAAACACACTGATCTGGTTGTTTGATTAGCAGTTTTTCATTAGGGAACTTCTTACCATGTTTACTTTTGATTCTAATGCTCCAACCTCCCCttcttatttccaaaaaaaaaaattcaggaacAGGAACAGCAACAATGTGGTGTTACTGATGAAGCAGAGCCATTCATGGGCTCCGGTCGTTTTGGTAATCTCAATCTTCTCTCTTTTATCCCCTTCTATCAtctcttttatatgtttatgatCTTCCGAAACTCTTTCCATATCATCTCATTGTGATGTATATGTGGCAGCACGAGCTTATCTGTTGGGATATAATTGTGCTGATGAAAAGGAGCTGGAAGCTGCTTTGAGGTTTTGCTGAACCAAATACTGCTCATATTCTAGTGGATGCTTTTACTGGCAGCAAGtgtcaaaattttactttttgaatgTTCAAGGTTGCTTGATTCAGACTATTATGTTTTATGTAATCTAGTGTTAGATTGAATTACAGAAattacactctctctctctctctctctctctagctatCTTCACATGTAATGTTTTGTCTCCAATCCAAAACAGATTTCTGATCTGTTCTGCTGGTAAGTTATGGGTGGttctact
The sequence above is drawn from the Quercus lobata isolate SW786 chromosome 12, ValleyOak3.0 Primary Assembly, whole genome shotgun sequence genome and encodes:
- the LOC115971125 gene encoding F-box protein SKIP31; translated protein: MTTTTTTTVVLDEEDENLAHFLESEVLSVSDQEDGKTVEEEPNAKRAKLVDKDNEEEDNNNNNKRNNVVPKRIESGIFSKVPSELFPHILKFLSSEDLVACSLVCRFLNYAASDEFLWRRLYCMRWGLLPPTKKLRQCPWKQLYIQRDEEDMIELVRDCQPEFKEYYIQMQAAKRSQAPLPSQVNDDRIILDKTVADQVSMWKSSRGLTDKVVTDHACSGETCSYYHIGDVFICEKTGLVHVCDDACREIVMDPTDEILVCKISGHCFDRLLSAAEMDPDTEQEQQQCGVTDEAEPFMGSGRFARAYLLGYNCADEKELEAALRFC
- the LOC115971888 gene encoding protein TRI1-like — protein: MASSSSRWRAVFGGTTTLMSAAKEKAKTTTTTKARSNIGIQKVLQISPQLGKFLDGATESSRTHAVKKVWEHVKLHHLQNPANRKEIFCDEKLKSIFDGKEKVQFQEIAKFLSNHFVKSS